A genomic window from Sphingobacterium spiritivorum includes:
- a CDS encoding UDP-glucuronic acid decarboxylase family protein, giving the protein MVNKRILITGAAGFLGSHLCDLFISKGYYVIGMDNLITGDLSNIEHLFKLENFEFYNHDVSKFVHVAGSLDYILHFASPASPIDYLKIPIQTLKVGSLGIHNLLGLAKSKKARILIASTSEIYGDPAVNPQPESYWGNVNPIGPRGVYDEAKRFQEAITMAYHTFHGVETRIVRIFNTYGPRMRLNDGRVLPAFIGQALRGEDLTLFGDGSQTRSFCYVDDLVEGIYRLLLSDYAFPVNIGNPDEITIKQFAEEIIKLTKTEQKLVYHPLPQDDPKQRRPDITKAKELLDWEPKICREEGLKLTYAYFKSLSREQLEKVDHKDFTNFNK; this is encoded by the coding sequence ATGGTAAATAAAAGAATTTTAATTACTGGAGCTGCAGGTTTCTTAGGCTCTCATTTGTGCGATTTATTTATTTCAAAAGGATACTATGTTATTGGAATGGATAACTTAATAACCGGAGATTTGAGTAATATTGAGCATTTATTTAAGCTGGAAAATTTCGAATTCTATAACCATGATGTGTCAAAGTTTGTGCATGTCGCAGGGTCTTTAGATTATATTCTGCATTTTGCATCTCCTGCAAGTCCAATTGATTATTTAAAAATTCCAATTCAGACCTTGAAAGTTGGATCATTGGGTATTCATAATTTGTTGGGACTCGCTAAATCAAAGAAAGCAAGAATTCTTATTGCTTCAACTTCAGAAATTTATGGTGATCCTGCTGTTAATCCTCAACCGGAAAGCTATTGGGGTAATGTGAATCCTATTGGACCTAGAGGAGTTTACGACGAGGCTAAAAGATTTCAGGAAGCTATAACAATGGCTTACCATACCTTTCATGGTGTTGAAACTCGTATAGTACGAATTTTTAATACTTACGGACCGAGGATGAGATTAAATGATGGTAGGGTGTTACCTGCCTTTATTGGCCAAGCTCTTCGTGGAGAAGATTTAACTCTATTTGGAGATGGATCCCAAACAAGATCTTTCTGTTATGTTGATGACTTGGTTGAAGGAATTTATAGACTATTATTATCTGATTATGCTTTTCCTGTAAATATTGGAAATCCAGATGAAATCACCATAAAGCAATTTGCTGAAGAAATAATTAAGCTAACAAAGACCGAACAAAAACTAGTATATCACCCTTTACCTCAAGATGATCCAAAACAAAGGAGGCCTGATATCACTAAAGCTAAGGAATTATTAGATTGGGAACCAAAAATATGTAGAGAAG
- a CDS encoding UDP-glucose dehydrogenase family protein, which translates to MNIAVIGTGYVGLVTGTCLAETGNQVICVDVIEEKVKKMQNGIIPIYEPGLDVLFQRNIKHGRLSFTTNLKEAIKNAKIIFLALPTPPGEDGKADLSYVLGAAKNIALLTESYKVIVTKSTVPVGTADKVKAVFSTHSKIKVDVVSNPEFLREGVAVEDFMKPDRVVLGVESKEAQELMTELYAPYTRSGNPLIFMDTRSSELTKYAANSFLATKISFMNEIANLCELVGADVDFVRKGIGADDRIGKRFLFPGIGYGGSCFPKDVQALALSSEEYNYDFKILKSVMDVNHHQKGKLVEKIKQYFGSKISNITVGLWGMAFKPETDDIREAPALYIIESLLELGVKIKAYDPEAMANVESLLGDKIIYCESAYDAIEDVDALIIATEWQLFRNPDFDLMKEKLKSRVIFDGRNLYDLHKMIDLGFYYNSIGRKVVDRNGK; encoded by the coding sequence CGGAAACTGGAAACCAGGTGATTTGTGTGGATGTTATCGAAGAAAAGGTAAAGAAAATGCAAAATGGTATAATACCAATATATGAACCAGGTCTGGATGTTCTTTTTCAGAGAAATATTAAACATGGTAGATTATCATTCACAACAAACTTAAAAGAAGCGATTAAAAATGCCAAAATTATTTTCTTGGCATTACCCACACCTCCCGGAGAAGATGGGAAGGCAGATTTAAGTTATGTTTTAGGTGCAGCAAAGAATATAGCTTTACTGACAGAATCTTATAAAGTAATTGTAACGAAATCGACTGTTCCTGTAGGAACTGCAGATAAGGTTAAAGCTGTTTTTTCAACACATTCAAAGATTAAAGTTGATGTTGTATCGAATCCAGAATTTTTGAGAGAGGGTGTTGCTGTTGAGGATTTTATGAAGCCTGATAGAGTTGTTTTAGGCGTGGAAAGTAAAGAAGCTCAAGAATTAATGACAGAGTTATATGCGCCATATACACGTTCTGGAAATCCATTGATATTTATGGACACACGATCATCTGAATTAACAAAATATGCTGCAAATTCTTTTTTGGCCACAAAAATTTCATTTATGAATGAAATTGCAAATTTATGTGAGCTTGTTGGTGCTGATGTAGATTTTGTAAGAAAGGGTATAGGAGCCGATGATCGGATTGGGAAAAGATTTCTTTTTCCGGGAATAGGATATGGGGGCAGTTGTTTCCCAAAAGATGTTCAGGCTTTGGCACTATCTTCTGAAGAATATAATTATGACTTTAAAATTTTGAAGTCAGTTATGGATGTAAACCATCATCAAAAAGGAAAACTTGTAGAAAAAATAAAACAATATTTTGGCAGTAAAATTTCTAACATTACTGTAGGGCTTTGGGGAATGGCTTTTAAGCCGGAAACTGATGACATTAGAGAAGCACCTGCACTTTATATAATAGAATCTCTTTTGGAATTAGGTGTTAAGATAAAAGCATATGATCCTGAAGCGATGGCGAATGTTGAAAGTTTGTTAGGCGACAAAATTATATATTGTGAAAGTGCATATGATGCAATTGAAGATGTAGATGCGTTGATTATTGCTACCGAATGGCAATTGTTTAGAAACCCTGATTTTGATTTAATGAAGGAGAAATTAAAATCTCGGGTTATTTTTGATGGGAGAAATCTATATGATTTACATAAAATGATTGACCTAGGATTTTATTATAATAGTATAGGACGTAAAGTTGTTGATAGAAATGGTAAATAA